ACACTAAACGTTACCACTCCTCAAATATCACTAAATCACTAAGTCATTGAGGTCTCCAATACTGCCTTGTTTAAAGAGAAATCTCACTTCCCtctgcagtttttaatttttttagattttattttaggttcagaggtatatatgcaggtttgctatataaataaatttcatggCATGGGAACTTGgagtatagattatttcatcacttggGTGATAAGCAGAGTACCTGATAGGTGCTTTTTGATCCTCACCCCCTCCTGCCCTCTGTCTTCATGTAGGGCCTGTTGTCTGTAGTTCCCTTCTTTGTCTCCACATGTatttaatgtttagctcccacttacaagtgaacatgtggtacttggttttctgtttctgtcttacattcccaccagcagtataaatGCACAACCTTGACAgagtgtgtttttttgttgttgtttttgttgtttgtttgttttgttttattttgtttttagtaatagccattctggggGATGTgagagggtatctcattgtggttttgatttgcatttctttaatgattagttcatattgagcatcttttcatatgcttgttggctgtgtgtatgtcttcaCGTGAAAATTGTCCATGTCCTTTATTCACTTTTAAATGggggtgtttgttttttgcttgcaaAATCAAGTTCCttatagagtctggatattaggactttgtcagatacatagttagcaaaatatttttgcccattcttcaggttgtctgtttactctgttgataatttcttttcttgtgcagaagctctttagtttaattaactattccatttgtcagtttctgtttttgttgcaactgcttttggcatctttgtcatgaactgtttgccaggtcctatgtccagaatggtatttcctaggttatttttcaggtgtttttttttttttttctttttacagttttaggttttacacttTAGTATTTAATCCAGCTtgctttgatttttgtatatctaTAATGAAGGTGTCCAGTTTTAGTCTTCTGCatgtgactagccagttatctcagcattatttattgaatagggagtctctccccattgcttgtttttcttaactttgttgaagatcagatggttgcaggtgggtggcattatttctgggctctctattctgtttccttggtctatgtgcctgtttttgtaacagtgccatgctgttttggttactctagccttgtagtatggttcaAAGTTAGGTAATgtgtctccagttttgttctttttccttgggATTGCCATGGCTATTTGGGCCCTTTGTTtaattccatatgaactttaaaatagttttttctactttggtgaagaatgtcattggtagtttgtcagaaatagcattgaatctataaattactttgggcagtatgggcattttagcagtattgattctttctatccatgagatcggaatgtttttccatttatttgtgtcatattTGATTTCTgtgagcaatgttttgtaatactctttgtagagatatttcacctccttggtcaGCTGTATTCCTATATATTGTTTTCctttgcagctattgtgaaagggaTTGCCTTATTTATTTGTCTCTGCCTGGATGTTGTTgatatataggaatgctactaatttttgtacattgattttgtttcctgagaatttgctgagtTTGTTTATAAGATcaaggagattttgggcagagactgtTGGAATTTCTAGGTATTGAAttatattgtctgcaaacagggatagtttgacttcttctcttcctatttagatgacttttatgtctttctcttgcctgattgctttggccaggacttccagtactattgATTAAGAGTCGTGAGAGAAGATATCCCTGTCTAGTTCCTATCTTCcaggggaatacttccagttttgcTTATTCGATATGATGTGGCCATGTTTGTCATAGGCGGCTCTTATTATTATGAAGTATATACTTTccattcctagtttgttgagagtttttaatatgaagagatgttgaatttattgaaagccttttctgagTCTATCAAGAtgataatgtggtttttgttcattagttctgcttatgtgatgaatcacacgTATTGATCTGCATATGCTGAAACAACCTTGTATCTTAGTGATAGAGCCTAATTGAttatggtggattagctttttgatgtgcttctggattcagtttgctagtattttgttgagtactTTTTCATCTATGTTTATTAAGGATATTggtttgaagttttctttttttggttgtgtctctgcaaagttttggtattagggtgctgctggctttatagaatgagttagggaggagtctctttTCCTCAATTTCTTAGAATAGGTTCTGTATAAATCATACAGTGCTTTGttatatgtttggtagaattcagctgtgaatctgtctggtcctgggcttcttttGGTTGGCAGGCTTCACTTGGGTAATGAGGCGGTTTGGTTTGAAGGCTCAGAGCCCCATTTCTAcattataagcaaaataaaaattaattcatggaTTACAAGGGTGTACCTGTAGTTGagatactatattttatttattggaatGGCATTTTGAGATCCAGTGCTGTTCATTGAATTTTCCTGTAAGGAGAGCTTGTGAGTCTCaggaatatttacaaaaatgttggatattttaatgaaatgtcaAATATTTAGACATTAAGTAGACTTGAGAGTAACTTTAACAAAGGTCTAAGCATGAGAGAtatgtttgatatatttttatggaCTAAAAACCCTGGGAGAGAAAATAGGACTAATTTCACCAGGATGACCTCCTGgaaattcattttccattttggaaattatttttaaaattcattttttctggataggtgtatgtatgtgtgtgtgcctgtctatatgtgtatgttttatgAACTTGTTAACAATAATGTCATACAAAAGAACTGGTTAGCAGGAGTAAGATTTTAAGGTGTATTGGCCTTCCCATGGTTCCCAAGAAAACTTTCAATGATTTTGATTAAAAAGTTTGGATTCTGTCTATTTAAATCTAGCATAAAAATTGGTCATAGTGATGATCCTAGTAATGACTAATTTCCCTTTAAGATTTAGATGTTTACTGTATGAACTATGTGGTACATTTTCCATAAGTAACAGGTAAAGTTGCTGAACACAAATTATGGAGATATGAAACGAGGAAAACATTGCAACACACGAAAGAGAATATGTCTTTATTTGCATGCTGGCAAACGAAAATTCAAGTTTCACTTCAACTTCAGTATGAATATTTCCAGTCTCTAACAAGAACAGACATTGAATAAATGAGTTAAGTTGAGCTGTTTGAAAATTAGAATGTTTTCCATAAATACATTATCGAATTCATCAATTAGCATAAATTTGTACTTTCTTGTTTGACACTGGTCAcaatatttgaaagtaaaaagaatgtTACTGCAAATTCAGAAATCAGGTGCACATAAAATTTAAGGTCAGGATATTAAAGGAATCACAGCCAGTGTTGTTAAGCCttcattttttctatctttttgtctGTTCAGACAAGATAACTTTTCTACCCATATTTTCCATTCTAGTAGTGGTTACATTTGTTCTCGGAAATTTTGCTAATGGCTTCATAGCATTGGTAAATTCCATTGAATGGGTCAACAGACAAAAGATCTCCTCTGCTGACCAAATTCTCACTGCTCTGGCAGTCTCCAGAGTTGGTTTGCTCTGGGTAATATTATTACTTTGGTATGCAACTGTTTTGAATCCAGATTCATACAGTTTAGCAGTAAGAATTACTACTACTAATGCCTGGGCAGTAACCAACCATTTCAGCATCTGGGTTGCTACTAGCCTCGGCATATTTTATTTGCTCAAGATTGCCAAtttctccaactttatttttcttcacctaAAAAGGAGGATTAAGAGTATCATTCCAGTGATATTACTCAGgtctttgttatttttggtttgtCATCTTGTTGTGGTAAACATGGATGGGAGTATGTGGACAAAAGAATATGATGGCAACGTGAGTTGGGAGATCAAATTGAGTGATTCAACGCACCTTTCAGATATGACTGTAACCACGCTTGCAAACTTAATACCCCTTATTCTGTCCCTGATATCTTTTCTGCTGTTAATTTGTTCTTTGAGTAAACATCTCAAGAAGATGCAGCTCCATGGCAAAGGATCTCCAGATCCCAACACCGAGGTCCACATAAAAACTTTACAAACTGTGATCTCCTTCCTCTTGTTACTTGCTATTTACTTTCTGTCCCTAATCACATCAATTTGGAATCTTAGGAGGAGGCTGCAGAAAGAAcctgtcctcctgctctgccAAACTACTGCAATTATATatccttcatttcattcattcaccctAATTTGGGGAAGCAAGAAGCTAAAACagacctttcttttgattttgtgtCAGAGTAGGTGCTGAGTGAAAGACCTGAAACTCTCAAATTTCTAGATTCACAAGTGGGGCATCGTGTGTCTCCAAGAGAAAACAAACTGATGCTGTCTGGAATATTTTATGCTTTCTACTGGTTTTtctgtattgtatatttttgaGTAATTACCAAAAGTATATCTAGAAAAGTCTTTTACCTAAAGTTA
This sequence is a window from Theropithecus gelada isolate Dixy chromosome 11, Tgel_1.0, whole genome shotgun sequence. Protein-coding genes within it:
- the LOC112634987 gene encoding taste receptor type 2 member 19-like; protein product: MSIGGSSEYEYQPRGHLIAKDSLRLSQTCEERKTVPKDKENPPERMCKNLNMKMHLRHTGGQEQCQCLLDKITFLPIFSILVVVTFVLGNFANGFIALVNSIEWVNRQKISSADQILTALAVSRVGLLWVILLLWYATVLNPDSYSLAVRITTTNAWAVTNHFSIWVATSLGIFYLLKIANFSNFIFLHLKRRIKSIIPVILLRSLLFLVCHLVVVNMDGSMWTKEYDGNVSWEIKLSDSTHLSDMTVTTLANLIPLILSLISFLLLICSLSKHLKKMQLHGKGSPDPNTEVHIKTLQTVISFLLLLAIYFLSLITSIWNLRRRLQKEPVLLLCQTTAIIYPSFHSFTLIWGSKKLKQTFLLILCQSRC